cctaaagaatattttataatatatgaaaagtgaataaaaagtttaacctataataagaaatatcttttaaaatttctgcCATGGATGCAATAACCTAACCCAAAGTAAAGCTATGTTTAACAagttcagtttttttttttttctttttttttgaactTATAAAGCATCACTCTTTTTCTGTTATGTTAATCAATTAGCAATAATTTTAGTGTTAATCATTAATCATTAACATTAGATTAATTCATCAAGAATGAGAGTGGAGTATCTTCAACACTAACCCTTTAAAAGTAGATTTTCATTTCAATGTAACAAAACAATTAGTAATACTAATTTTGGATGCTTAATCATGTAGAaagttaaaaaagataatgagAAAAAATGTAGCTTTAAACTAAATCATTGGGTTcctaaaaatattcaatatctAAAGACTTAAAAGAGTATTAGaacatatgagaaaataggattttttcagaaatattctaaaattaataaaaaatattatttttactgtgtGAATTTTTTTcgaaaatactattttttaattcttttaaaaaaaaaatactgtgtgattattttttgaattttctttgattgttttttggttgttttatcaaaaaataactaagcctaaaaaataattgatactgtatttttgatattttcacacagtaaaaatgaaaaaaaattatactgtatttttaataaaaaaaatatatatatgaatatttttgttatttttcctAAAAAAAAATGTCTTTAAGCCTAAAAGGGGAGACCTTATAGTGCAAGGGCCCATATTATGCAAATACAAAATCAAAGCTCAGCAACTCCTTTCAAGTCCAGTCCATAAATGcatttgacaaaaaaaaaagggactTTTTACacaaatatctaaaaattaaatcaattactttttatatccttaacttaaaaatataataaaattatgctaATACCaagaacttttatttatatacattgAAGTTAAAGAAACGGACCTCTTTGTCCTCTAAAATGGTCAATTCAAACTCATTCAAAAAtcacaatatatataataatagtttatTTACTAGACAAATTcgtaataaatttaatagtaatttcatcaataaatatttagaattaaatattctaaattttagaatttataattaaattattaaaattttcaatttttcttattacaattattttttctaacattgttataatttcatattaatttatattctattaatataaagataatatatacattatctaactatatattataactttatagtattttatattataacaaattataactatatactataactttataatattttatattatatagttataataaaaatatataaaaacttaataacttttataataacAGACTATATAGGATATAGagttattatatattgttaatatatagttagctatttatataatataaaattaaaaaaattatataaaataattatatttatataatattttctgtaatataaattatataatataattataattatatagtatttgtaagtatattataaatatatattgttaaaatttagtaaatttatgtttatattttgtatatcttataaaagttttgtttattgactattatataaaataagtatataaaaagaatacattaattatacattacataaaaaaattattttctaaaaaaacataaaatagttttaaaagtATATTGTAAAcagtatatattaaatatataacgcatttatttcatgcatataattctctaattcttattgaattttgtttcttcaaattttagactatcttttatatatcttttacatagatatttacataatatctatttttttccaTCGCAGTGGacattgaaaagaaatatgatataaattgTATCATCATAGTATATTATGAGCATATTCAACTTATACTCAAACACgcttatatatgtaaaaactCTTTTGAAGACTAACACTTACACATTTAGAATAAagtttctaaatatatataaatcattcatacaaattcaaataaataaaatctacaACTTAAAATATgtctaaaagaaaatgataccTATCTAacataaaattcttaaaaaccACATCAACATATAGttgtttaagattttaaaagttgtagaagatgaatattagatttaaaaacttagatttataaaaaattaagaaattagatCTGTTTTataaacaaacccataaaacAGTATATATAGGTATAtcataagtatatattttaaaatttagtaaaattatatttatattgtctgtgttttatatatatcttgtaattttttatatactaactattatatgaatataaatatataaaatgaatataacaaattatatattatatagaaaaaattacattctaaaagaatatattgatataaataatttttaatgtataCAATAGATAgtatatattaagaatataacgagtttatttcatatatatgatactctaatttttatctaattttatctgtttagattttaaaattatcttttacatttttttatatattgatatgGAATCAATGCATGTTATTATCTTTCATTACAATgaactttgaaaagaaaatatgagatatATAAACTCTAAAGTAATGAATATTCTCATACTAAAGAATAACAACTTCCAaacttcataaaaataatgtcaaatcaaatcaaaattaaaatggaGCGACCAAGAATGAGTATATAAAGGTATgcaataagtatatattttaaaaatctaaaaggttatttaaaaaatgttcatttaaaatatatatatatatatatatatatatatatatatatatatatatatgtatagtataatttttgtatataaatattatatacataaacTCTCACATAAATGGAATTTTATACCAAATGACAATATCATTTTAAcctatatgaaaataatatcaagATAAAAGCAAAATTAAAATGGAACAAACAATAGTTTTGTATAACCATCCCTATTTGGTTTTGCTTTTTTGAAGACTTAACATTAATACTttcttcttaaaattaaaatctccaTCACTTTTAACAAAAAGGTTTGAGCTTTGCATCATTTTTGTCAATCTCAGTCCTTCTTTTTCGTAGACCTAACATCATTTCTTTTACCTATAGCTCCAAAGTCTTTACcaatagaagaagaataaaagctTAACTTTCAATCGATGGAAGTTACACAAGctaaaaagtgaaaaaacaaaaaaatacttgcatgaagaatttaattattagttttcgAGTCAtaatcaaagaaaatgaagaaataaaatcaaagaaaaaagaaaaattagaaaatcaaaaagtactataaaaagaaatcataaaagaaaagtattaaattcaaaaaagcgctaaaaggtaaaaaaaaaaaaagaaatccataATATTGTATCAgcataaaagagaaaaaaaaaagaaaaaacataaaacatataaaaataaaagagaaaagaaatagcGTATTCTATGTGATTTTCTAAAacaaatttaagtttttataaaatcgCTATTGCTGCTTGATGATGTTAAAGATACATATTGAGacttatgaaaataattaaaaaatttataatagaaaaaaattaaatccgagagataaatcaaatattttatagtcGCATGTTTTATGGTCATATATCTGGATTCAGGATATAACAATTCAATAGCGGTCATAGAACGAATGTGATAAAcgagaaaaagagaattaaatAGGTAATCCATTGGTATATTGTTAGttgaataatgaaaaatgCGGCATGCCCATATAGAGAAACTTATTGTGATGAGCACTTAATATTTGGGATGTATAACATAAGACAAGTGTGTTTGTGTGTATCAATCTATGATCTTTGTTGCCTCCACTTATACAAGAAAGTGGACGGCACAGGGTTTGCCAATTTGGCATGGATGGTGGTGCATCACGTCCACTCTGTAACCCAAGTAAAACACCACCCAGTCCCATGATTGACTCCTCACCCTAATCACAAAACCCTGTAATATGTCATAATTTATGATAACATAACCTCAAAGAGACAcacaaaaaaacaaacaaacaaacaaacccACTAGTTATGGAGATTTAAGTAATCTGCCCATCAAATCATTTGACAGATTTTgctaaatttgaaatataagtttatttatcagtttgatttaatggtaaatatatatatatatatatatatatatatatatatatatatatttcattttgaatgaatttaaatattttttatatatttttaaaatatctgtaatttttttattaaagtagtgtattatttatttaattcaataattaaatataatacacCTGAAGACATTAACTCATAagtatttaatgaataatagaTTAAGTGGTTTACAATTAAGAcatttttagttttcataagcAAGAATTCTTATCAGCATTTTCTTCAGGGTTTCACATTGTCCTTTTTATATAACAAATACAATCactatttgatatttaataaaaatataatgtatcaaatatcaataaataatatacatcaagaaaagatatataatAGAGTAGCAAGTAATTCCCATTTTATATAAGTTTGTTGTTGCTTAGATATTGGATCCAGATTGTACTTTCCTCTTCTGACTGACTTATAAAAGTCCAACAACTTGTAATAAAGAAACAATATTacacaaacaagaaaataaaataaataaaacactCCACTTGCTTCACATAGACCCCTTCCTTCCATTTCCAAAGAGAACTGCCCTTTACCCATCTCTCATTCCTTCCTTAGATTAGACATAtagctctttttttttttttttttaattcacacaGTAAATACTGTTTACTCTCACTCTCTGGCTCCAGGTACTTCCTTCTttccttccttccttttttccttttctttcttgcttgtttgcttcattgattaattagcTTTTGCTTTTGCATTAATCTGTTTGTGAGTAGGATCACTTGTTTTTACTTACTTCTACACTTAGCAGTTTTTAATTTCTGATGAAATGGAGTTTTTGTTGGTTTGATAGTTTAAATGAACTATTTTGGCATATGGGTTTTTGGGTTGTGAATGATAAAAAATCAGATTttggtttttaatttatgagttttgctGGTTGGAGGTATTACAAGACTATTTGTTTgaggattttgatttttagggtttctttttttgggGGGCTTTGCTTTACTTCTTTGTgcttgtttttcctttttttttttttttaagaaaaaaaagaagaaatgttaTTAGCTCTTTTGCAATGGGTTTCTGTAATGGAGGAGATACAAAGAGATGggcttttcctctttttgtcctgttaatatatataatttatattagatTTGAGGGATGTCACATTTCTTTGATAAAATCAGagggaaatgaaaaaaatatgcatgctttcaaattaaaaggaaatgaggaatatgaaagaaataaaagttaatgttGTGCCAGTGGCAAACATTGTTTTCTTAATCCTTTTGTGTGCTCAAATTGGGGTGGCCTCCTGAAGAGTTTTCCCTTCTTTACCAAGTTCTTACATCCAACTGCCAGAAAACACAAATAGTAAAGCAAAAATGTTTTGGTTATGTACTTTTCAAACACTTGATATGAAAATTTCCTGAAATTATGTGTTTCAAGGTAGGCTTTTCTTAAGTCTCATCAATATATGTGAAATCTGAAGTGATATAGTAACTTAATTTGCTTGAAGATGGTAGTGTACCTTAATCAAAAGTGATAACATAACTGACTCAACCTGAAAATGGTGAACCTTTTGCAAAAGTTGAAAAGGAGATACTTTTATGTATCTTTATTGAAAGGgaaataaatttgattgcCTACATTTTCCTAAAGtaataaatgaatgaagaaACTGAGTAGAATAGTTGGTTTTATTTATCTGATAAAGGATCTAGGCTTGTTCCAAACTATGAAACtgatattttgaaaattgtgTGGACTgggtttttcttctctttcttttttctttagtaaCTGCCTCTGACATTAATAGAAGATTCAAGTGGAGCATAGTAGATTTAAGCTAGTACATGGGGGTGGGTTCCACAAACTACATTAAATATCAGGATTTTGTTTTGgagatttcttttattgtatgTTGGTGGTTGAAATTGGTCCTGTCTGCTGGTGGGTTACCATGAAAGCTCTTAAGGATTTGATACTATAGAGTTTAAGTAGGTTGCTTCTACAGTCCAATTAACTTAGAGACttgaaatgatatataaaaatattttatatgtgaTCGACTGTTTAATCTCTTGCAGCTATTTAATTGTGAAATTTTGATTCTTGGCGGTTCTTTGCCTTGCTATACATATAGAAGGAGAAGAGGGTTGTAGATTGGAGTAGTTCGTCATGATCAAACGGACACCAAGTAGGAACACTAGATCAAAAGGATTCAAGGTAAAGCATGTTTTGCAGATTTGTTTATTGCTTGGTGTCTGCTTTTGGTTAATCTACCAAGTCAAGCATTCCCATGATAAGAAAAAGGAGTTCGATCAGAAAGATGCAAAACTCTCTGTCAGAACTCAAAGTACTGATGATATTACAAACTTAGGAAGGAAAGGTCTCCTTCCTCGTGGGCAGGAGATGAGTAAGGATGAGAAGCATGAGGAAGAAGATGAGGAAGAAACAACAGTAGAGGAGGAAGTAAataagattaaagaaaatgagCTTGAGCAAAAGCAGGTAGAAGACGAAACTAAgcatgaagaagaagaacgagaagaagaaggaactaagcatgaagaagaagaagaagagcaaGAAGAAGGAAATAAGAATGAAGACGAAGAAGTGCGAGAAGAAGGAAATAAGCATGAAGAAGAGAGGCAAGAAGAAGATTCTAAGCCtgaagaggaagagagagatgAAGAAGGAACCAAGCATGAAGATGAAGAGCAAGAAGAAGATACCAAGGGTGATGAGACAGAAGATGAGGGGAGAGGAGGTGGAGATGATGAGATAGATGAACGTGATCAAGAGAAAATAGTAGGAGAAGCTGATCATGAGGATTTTGTTGatggagagaaagaaagagaggaagCAAGCGATGGAAAGGAGAGTAGAAATGATGAAGGTGAATATAAGGACGATCAGGTAGACCAAGAAGCTTCGACAGAGGATCAGGGTCATGATGGAAGTGTACAAAATGATCATGAGGCTCGAGAAGTACATTACAAGGCTGATGATGCTTCCAGTGCAGTGACCCATGATACCGAAGTAATAAGCACTGACCCTGAGAAGGTAAGTTCGGATAACTCAAATGAGTTGTCGGTGACAAATAATTTAGAATTGGAGCAGAACTCCACTAACAATAACAATGACGATATCAATGGGGATCAGAAGAACTCAACATTACAGCTGAAAGGTGGTGAGAGTAATCGTTCATTTAATGTGACAGACGGTGAAAAAAGGGGGGATGAGGTCATCAGTTCTGAAGATCAGTTGCCAAAAAATGCAACATTTGATTCCATATCCAGCAATCAAACAGAAGCAAGCAATAAGTTAATGGATGTGAATGCAGAAGCTGGCAATAACCCAGTAGATGGGAGCAGTGAAATTTCTGGTACACCCCAGAAGAATGAAACAATAATTACATCCGATTCAAATCAACCCCAAAATGCGTCAGTGGGTAGTGATGGGGAAGCATCTGATGTCAAAACTACTGTATTGGAACAGGTTAAGAACAACATTACTTCTGGTATCACAGAACTTGATTCTAATTCTACTGTCTCTGATAAAACTGAGAATAATGGCACAGTTTCTGGAGACTCAAAGTTCACTACTAATTCAGAGCTTGATGGTTCAGATAAGACTATTAAACCTGAAATTACAGCTGGAGCAGAGGTCAATACTGGGTTAAATTCAACGACAAATGAAACTACAGATGCATCTCAAGATGAGAACTCGGAGATCAATGATGAATTGGACAAAACAGATGAAAATGCAGGCTCTACTGGAACAGATGGGACGGAAGCTGTTCATGACCCCATTGATTCATCTGATTCTTCAATAGGGCAAGACGAGAAAGAGGCTCGCATAGACTTGGGTACACTGCCAGAGGATGGTTCAGAAGGCATTCACAGCCGAGATGCTGCAgcagaataataataattgttatgaaaCATGCTCTGTGTCAAGGCTTCTGAGTGATCTAAGGTTAATTTACATGTTCACTCTGTTTTGATACATGAACATGGAGAGTTTTAGAATGTTTTCAGTCAACTTGAAAGATTCGAGTCTTTGTCGAAATACAGTTTCTTTTAGCATTGCAGGCAAAATGTAGgaagtttttctttctttttcttgaactGCAAAAATGTAGGCAGGCAGTTTGATGTTGTCAATGGGTCGTATCTGTGTAATTTATTGCAACTTCAGCTAATATCCCTTTAAATTATTGAAGTTTATTTTGTAGATCCTTTCTGATGTTTGTTATTGAGATTGTATCTTTGCCACCAAAACAGCAGAAAGCTTTTGTTCATGTATAATAGATATTGCAATCTTTCAGCTGGAATGAATGATTGCCCTTGACCCaagtcatatatatatatgtggatTTTTATGTCAAATCATTGTCAATTTTAGTTAGAGTTTTAACTATTTGGCTTTCAGATGGATTGTTGGGACGTTTAAGCTCAAAGGCAGTTCTAGAGTagattctttttccttttcttttcttttgacagtttttagaaaatttaaagcAGTGCAAATATAAGTtgtcaaaaatatattatccaACTATATATTACATTactatatatcttttaaaataacaaatattgTAGAAACAATTTAAAAGCTGTATAACTCAGGGTTCATTAGGcatctaataaattatttaaaaaactaacaaaaccaagtcaaaaaaagaaaagagaacagGAATGTAAATGCAAACCTAAATGGTCAGCTTGGAAAGCTTTTTAGCAAAACCTGAAAACCAAGGCCAGCAGATATTGGTAGGCTGGCACCTTGTTAAAGTCCTGATTCATGGAATGTGACAACCCCACAACTTCTGTCTACAAGCCTAACACTTCCTTCTGTGGATAACTCTATTCCAGCTAAGCATATCAACCTCTTTTCTcaccctctttttttttttttaaatttacagaATGAATATTTAAGATTTCACTTTGaatcaaattcattttatttttgagacaTTAGAGATTATATATGTTCAATCATGATGATAACCAAAATTATGTACTTTGACatcaataaattaagaaatagcTCATACTTGTCCAAATTTGAGAAGGCTACAATCATTATAATGtgaataattactttttattcaaattattttttaacttgttacaattttttttaaaaaaataggcattccaaattatttttctagaaaCCTTACTGCACAAATTTGATTAGAACTCTATAGGTTTAATCATGAACAATCTAGAACTTAATGGCCTACTTGCAACACTTATTAgcaccaataataataataataatattgaaatcCCAAAgagattgaatgtgatgcATGGCACCTTAATCATCCATGAAAACTGGCTTATTCATAACTTGCAATATAAAAGTGCTCAAGAAAGAAAGCTTCTCCTCAATCCTTTTCTTGTACAAACAAAATTGCCTTTGTCTTTTCTAGTCTTAGAGAGATTAAGGATCATgttggatttttattttgaatgattttttttttaaaaattgtttttCTAAAAAGCAAGTGAATAAATGTTTTCcttaaaagtaaatttgagaaaaatagtttataaagaattaaaaaaactacattacatcaaaaagattttaaatttaatttttaaatatccaaCTGTAGTTACAAACaggataaaaattatttagattcaTTGGGTACTAATGTTTAATAAGAATGGAAAATCCATTAGCCACCTATAGATAAAatgctaatatttttattttattattaaaaattcaataaatttattttatactaaaaaggatatattataataataataactcgatatttttttattattaaatacctTTATAACAAATTTgtatatacaaattaaaattgaccAGGCAATCAAAAGTTCTTTTTACTCGTGGAAAGTCTATTTATCAGTAGATTTCAACATAAATCGATCATTCTTATGTTTGACATTGTAATAGACAACTATAAATCGAATCTTTGCCACCTTATTAACAGTTTTTCTTTGCTATTTCCACCAACATTGGATTCTCCTACCAAAGCctctttttacaaaataatttatgaaaaagccttataatatatataaataaataaataaaataactaagaatGCACATAGCACAAGGAAAACAATTAGttaatcattttataatataatattattatataaagcCTGCTTTGTCATTCCTCACTGTAcacagaaaaataattaaaaaataaaatttcctGAACCTCCAACAAAACAACCTACTAATTAACCGACTCATCCCCCAAAACGACAAATCAATCCGGCGTCAAACGACAAAACTCTGACTCTGCTGCCTTAGTTCTTTCCTTAgcttttgagaaaacaatctgcAGGCATCCATGCTTAGATCCATCGCTGCTGCTAGTGCCACAAAGGCAGCCGCATCCTCCGTGCAATTCACGTGCTGCACCCCAATTTCCACCTCTGGCTTACTGCAATTGCTGTTGCCTTTTACGGTTGATGACATGACGAATCCCCTGTACAGAAACTGTGAGAATAGCCCTGCTCCGAATTCCGATCCCGACCACGACCCGGACCCTGATCCGGATCCGAAATCGCAGCTGCTATGCGGGCTGCACACCGGGGTAGTCACACTGTTGGTGGTGTCAATAGTGAATTTGCCTCCGTTCTTAGAGTTTACTAATGAATTGACCAGAGTGGTAGTGGTAGGGGTGGCAGTGGCTGTGTCATGTATTAATTCGAAGCGGTAGCCTAGCTCATTGGTCTTAGGATGTTCGCGCCATGCCTCTAGCCGGCCCCATGGCTTCCATGTACCTAGTGACGGGCGCAGGATTAGCCAGGCCCCAGGGTTGGACCGGCTGACGCGGTCCGAACCAGGGGATGGTACGAATGGAGTGACCATTGCTGCCATTGCAACTGGTGAGCCAGAAAGATCGTGGATTGTAATTGTCCatccctttctttctttaaccGATTGGTCTTTTTCAGCTCCAAGTGAAGGCAGCCAATTTCTTGATGTGCTTGGTTCTAACATAGATTGCCTGCAGAATGACAATTTTAGGAATAGAAAATCAGCACaccaataatataaaaaaaattacaacaattaaatctttaaaatataagattttcAATCTAAGCCCTGTTGACATGGACCACATTTCAGGATATatagattttagatttttcagttttggcagatttttttaaatttctaatcaagaaaaaggaaaatcaagATTTACACATTTTGAACAAACTAAGAAAACCTAGATTCACTTCTAGAAACCAAAACCAAATCAAGATAACATTGCCTATCAATAACTTTCCTTTCTCATTTTTCACTCAACTAACTAAAAATAAGCAACAGAAATcaatgaaaagaaaactaaCCTTTGTCCTAAATTTCGATCTCCAGGATTCCTCAAACTGAACTTGCAAGTAAAAACAGCTTGTCTTACACTTCCTTGAACTTGAAAAACCTGAGGACTACACTCAGGCTCACCACCAAACTGAAACACATATCTTGGATCAGGTTCAGCTCTAACACACAAATAAAATTCCACCTTATTCTTCTCTCCAATACCAATCCATCCATTATGTATAACACAAGGCCTAGACTCAGCTTTTTTCAGGTCAAGTGGAACGGTAACCTTACCCAGAAGCTTCCCATTGCTAAACCCACATGTAGCCTCACCCCCAGTGTAGATTTCGAGAATCAAACTTGTGGGTCTTGTAGaagatgttattttattgatttgggTCTTGTCAAGATTGAAACATGCTGCTAAAGAATTTGATATGCAATAATTGTTTTCTTGGCTTTGGGCTTGTGGTTCTTGTTGATGTAATAGTGGGATGGTTGCTTGTTGGGTAGGGA
The nucleotide sequence above comes from Ricinus communis isolate WT05 ecotype wild-type chromosome 6, ASM1957865v1, whole genome shotgun sequence. Encoded proteins:
- the LOC8268888 gene encoding cilia- and flagella-associated protein 251, which produces MIKRTPSRNTRSKGFKVKHVLQICLLLGVCFWLIYQVKHSHDKKKEFDQKDAKLSVRTQSTDDITNLGRKGLLPRGQEMSKDEKHEEEDEEETTVEEEVNKIKENELEQKQVEDETKHEEEEREEEGTKHEEEEEEQEEGNKNEDEEVREEGNKHEEERQEEDSKPEEEERDEEGTKHEDEEQEEDTKGDETEDEGRGGGDDEIDERDQEKIVGEADHEDFVDGEKEREEASDGKESRNDEGEYKDDQVDQEASTEDQGHDGSVQNDHEAREVHYKADDASSAVTHDTEVISTDPEKVSSDNSNELSVTNNLELEQNSTNNNNDDINGDQKNSTLQLKGGESNRSFNVTDGEKRGDEVISSEDQLPKNATFDSISSNQTEASNKLMDVNAEAGNNPVDGSSEISGTPQKNETIITSDSNQPQNASVGSDGEASDVKTTVLEQVKNNITSGITELDSNSTVSDKTENNGTVSGDSKFTTNSELDGSDKTIKPEITAGAEVNTGLNSTTNETTDASQDENSEINDELDKTDENAGSTGTDGTEAVHDPIDSSDSSIGQDEKEARIDLGTLPEDGSEGIHSRDAAAE
- the LOC8268889 gene encoding uncharacterized protein LOC8268889 → MDPCPFVRILVGNLAIKFPTSSRSSVSRSTSSCFCKIKLKNFPTQQATIPLLHQQEPQAQSQENNYCISNSLAACFNLDKTQINKITSSTRPTSLILEIYTGGEATCGFSNGKLLGKVTVPLDLKKAESRPCVIHNGWIGIGEKNKVEFYLCVRAEPDPRYVFQFGGEPECSPQVFQVQGSVRQAVFTCKFSLRNPGDRNLGQRQSMLEPSTSRNWLPSLGAEKDQSVKERKGWTITIHDLSGSPVAMAAMVTPFVPSPGSDRVSRSNPGAWLILRPSLGTWKPWGRLEAWREHPKTNELGYRFELIHDTATATPTTTTLVNSLVNSKNGGKFTIDTTNSVTTPVCSPHSSCDFGSGSGSGSWSGSEFGAGLFSQFLYRGFVMSSTVKGNSNCSKPEVEIGVQHVNCTEDAAAFVALAAAMDLSMDACRLFSQKLRKELRQQSQSFVV